A section of the Paenibacillus yonginensis genome encodes:
- a CDS encoding SIR2 family protein: protein MSVALELLKRNNEYPIVFIGSGMSKRYLQSFPGWEELLKQFWDRLNTGKDFYGFLSTLKRHMSETISDTEYDVDFLTNIQAGSEIEDRFNEKFFHQEVEIPGFDTEKAYKLDISPFKMAIAHQFSSYQVKSEMEEEYTSFKTFLNKTQIVITTNYDTFIEDSVNSVNPLGMKKYIGQKGFFESTYGWAEIYKIHGCATNPKSIVISKADYEQFSKNSILISAKIISLLLHSPIIFFGYSLTDGNVRKILRDFSSSLSKEELKRLASKIIIVEWEKGQAGIVEQTFFDKDLGCEYTVLRTDNYKLLYEILSEIDQGIHPSEVRKYQHVIKQLILDRGKKGSLNTLLVSPEELEDIEKRIGDEKLVVALGDTTYIFQMPDLLTYLIDYFFGGRSIHTDIALRFIASQNSNSRIPFIKYVEGIDLDKTNLHPVEIEKNKPENFKVYQSTNLFGFN, encoded by the coding sequence ATGAGTGTCGCATTAGAGCTTTTAAAGAGAAATAATGAATATCCGATTGTGTTTATCGGTTCCGGCATGTCGAAGCGATATCTTCAATCCTTTCCAGGATGGGAGGAATTGCTCAAACAATTCTGGGACCGATTAAACACAGGCAAAGATTTCTACGGATTCTTGAGTACACTGAAAAGACATATGTCAGAAACAATCTCGGACACGGAATATGATGTGGATTTCCTGACGAATATTCAAGCCGGATCGGAGATTGAAGATCGGTTTAACGAAAAGTTCTTTCATCAGGAAGTAGAAATTCCAGGGTTTGATACCGAGAAAGCCTACAAATTGGATATCTCGCCATTTAAAATGGCCATTGCTCATCAATTTTCATCCTACCAGGTAAAGAGCGAGATGGAAGAGGAGTATACGTCCTTTAAAACCTTCTTGAATAAAACACAAATTGTCATTACTACAAACTATGATACCTTTATTGAGGATTCCGTTAATTCGGTTAATCCCCTGGGTATGAAAAAATATATCGGCCAAAAGGGGTTCTTTGAATCCACCTATGGATGGGCCGAAATTTATAAAATACATGGTTGTGCAACAAATCCGAAATCGATCGTAATTTCTAAAGCGGATTATGAGCAGTTTTCGAAAAATTCCATTCTCATCAGCGCCAAGATTATTTCTTTGCTCCTGCATTCGCCAATTATTTTCTTTGGCTATTCGTTAACCGACGGGAATGTACGGAAGATATTGCGGGACTTCTCTTCGTCGCTGTCGAAAGAAGAGCTTAAACGATTAGCTTCCAAAATTATCATTGTGGAATGGGAGAAGGGTCAGGCGGGGATTGTCGAACAGACCTTTTTTGATAAGGATTTAGGTTGTGAGTACACGGTACTTCGAACCGATAACTATAAACTTCTGTATGAAATTCTGTCCGAGATTGATCAAGGGATCCATCCTTCGGAAGTGCGGAAATACCAACATGTTATTAAGCAGCTGATCCTTGATCGAGGCAAAAAGGGAAGTCTAAACACGCTCTTGGTATCACCTGAAGAATTGGAAGATATCGAGAAGCGAATTGGTGATGAAAAACTGGTTGTTGCGTTAGGAGATACCACCTATATCTTTCAAATGCCCGACCTTCTCACTTATTTAATTGATTATTTCTTTGGTGGCCGTTCCATTCATACGGATATTGCGCTTCGCTTTATTGCGAGTCAAAACAGCAATTCACGGATTCCGTTTATTAAATATGTTGAGGGGATTGATCTCGATAAAACCAATCTTCACCCCGTTGAAATCGAAAAAAATAAACCAGAGAATTTCAAAGTTTACCAGTCCACAAATTTGTTTGGATTCAATTAA